One part of the Glycine soja cultivar W05 chromosome 11, ASM419377v2, whole genome shotgun sequence genome encodes these proteins:
- the LOC114377526 gene encoding protein FAR1-RELATED SEQUENCE 5-like translates to MDHQSGQGFNSDDSDLDMQAEISEKPKKVDEFSKNLELCGSEDEMFVEIEQPLANISTDIEAVEPFIGMEFNSREEAREFYIAYGRRVGFTVRIHHNRRSRVNNQVIGQDFVCSKEGFRAKKYVHRRDRVLPPPPATREGCQAMIRLALRDGGKWVVTKFVKEHTHKLMSPSKVPWRGSGKHLVSEDEKDKRIRELSLELYNERQKCKRRCAAYEEQLNMILNDLEKHTEHISEKVAAVVRSIREIEEEISDSDGG, encoded by the exons ATGGATCACCAATCTGGCCAGGGATTTAATTCAGATGATAGTGACCTTGATATGCAAGCAGAAATTAGTGAGAAACCCAAGAAAGTAGATGAATTTTCAAAAAACTTAGAATTatgtggaagtgaagatgaaatgtttgttgaaattgaacaaccttTAGCCAACATTTCAACTGATATAGAAGCTGTAGAACCATTCATAGGCATGGAGTTCAATTCAAGAGAGGAAGCCAGAGAATTCTACATTGCCTATGGTAGGAGGGTGGGGTTTACAGTACGAATACACCATAACCGTCGTTCACGAGTAAATAACCAGGTTATTGGTCAAGATTTTGTCTGTTCTAAAGAAGGCTTTCGTGCAAAAAAGTATGTACACAGAAGAGATCGAGTGCTGCCTCCTCCACCAGCCACTCGTGAAGGTTGTCAGGCCATGATAAGGTTGGCTTTGCGGGATGGAGGGAAGTGGGTTGTCACCAAATTTGTGAAGGAGCATACTCATAAACTAATGAGTCCCAGTAAAGTTCCATGGCGAGGATCTGGGAAGCACTTGGTTAGTGAG GATGAGAAGGATAAGAGAATCCGTGAACTGTCGCTTGAGTTGTACAATGAAAGGCAAAAGTGTAAACGACGTTGTGCTGCATATGAAGAGCagttaaatatgattttgaatgATTTAGAAAAGCACACAGAACACATCTCTGAAAAGGTTGCTGCTGTAGTACGAAGCATAAGAGAGATTGAGGAGGAAATATCAGATTCAGATGGTGGGTAA
- the LOC114377527 gene encoding calmodulin-like protein 3 produces the protein MMRQEVVFWDPRGFKKRISMEAQELKRVFQMFDRNGDGRITKKELNDSLENLGIFISDKDLSQMIQRIDVNGDGCVDMDEFGELYQTIMDERDNEEDMREAFNVFDQNADGFITVDELRTVLSSLGLKQGRTVQDCKAMISKVDVDGDGMVDYKEFKQMMKGGGFTALT, from the coding sequence ATGATGAGGCAAGAAGTTGTATTTTGGGATCCCCGTGGCTTCAAGAAGAGAATCTCAATGGAGGCCCAGGAGCTGAAGCGCGTGTTCCAGATGTTCGACCGCAACGGCGACGGGAGAATAACGAAGAAGGAGCTGAACGACTCGCTGGAGAACCTGGGCATCTTCATCTCTGACAAGGACCTGAGCCAAATGATCCAGAGGATCGACGTCAACGGCGACGGTTGCGTGGACATGGACGAGTTTGGGGAGCTGTATCAGACCATAATGGACGAGCGCGACAATGAGGAGGACATGAGGGAGGCCTTCAACGTCTTCGACCAGAACGCCGACGGCTTCATCACCGTCGACGAGTTGAGGACCGTCTTGTCCTCCCTCGGCTTGAAGCAAGGAAGAACCGTCCAAGACTGCAAGGCCATGATCTCCAAGGTCGATGTTGATGGAGATGGCATGGTCGATTACAAGGAGTTCAAGCAAATGATGAAAGGGGGTGGATTCACTGCTCTCACTTAA
- the LOC114375063 gene encoding uncharacterized protein LOC114375063 isoform X2: protein MYTGASKKRKLPVRNSDVHLRNTRSKTVKNFHQNNCGAVETGVSSEEKDFTSSLKATNQPPRCFEFYVRSDEGINLFIDLNSSPSDWTNRYRNEVCVSEKVCRKKEFRSLWQDLSSLGGSSTQGKSSFIWNTNSGHFDDCNGQTKYAPSLKLVKEDVTGLDQQNIGCCPSIYDSLTPCINVEKNVNENQSTVSTDVSYGAPNSYISGAEYCTKDVSKQTLDSIATDTAFIKSICGSVCNSQSGLNSLGHESSKPDNEISEDCAMLNGFCPVNPGMICPGALLSGSLELQVSEVLSDPKNSLDVEQGGLIKSSEIKLDTNGKNLPSPTEEWMFPI, encoded by the exons ATGTATACGGGAGcttcaaagaagagaaagttgCCTGTAAGAAACTCTGATGTTCATTTACGCAATACAAGAAGCAAGACAGTGAAAAATTTTCACCAGAATAACTGTGGAGCTGTAGAAACTGGTGTTTCTTCGGAAGAAAAAGATTTTACTTCTTCACTAAAAGCAACTAATCAACCTCCTCGTTGTTTTGAGTTTTATGTCAGGTCAGATGAGggaattaatctttttattgatttaaattCATCCCCATCAGATTGGACTAACAGGTATAGAAATGAGGTATGCGTGAGTGAGAAAGTGtgtaggaagaaagaatttAGGAGTCTTTGGCAGGATCTCAGTAGCTTAGGAGGGAGTTCTACACAAGGAAAAAGTTCCTTTATATGGAATACAAATTCTGGCCACTTTGATGATTGTAATGGACAGACCAAATATGCCCCAAGCTTGAAATTGGTAAAAGAAGATGTTACAGGGCTTGATCAACAGAATATAGGTTGCTGTCCTTCAATATATGATTCATTAACTCCATGCATAAATgtggaaaaaaatgtaaatgaaaatcAATCCACTGTCTCAACGGATGTTAGTTATGGTGCACCAAACAGTTATATTTCTGGTGCCGAATATTGCACTAAAGATGTATCTAAGCAAACCCTTGATTCAATTGCTACTGATACTGCATTCATTAAGTCAATATGTGGTTCTGTTTGCAATTCACAGTCAGGTCTCAACTCACTAGGGCATGAAAGTTCAAAGCCTGATAATGAAATTTCTGAAGATTGTGCTATGCTAAATGGTTTTTGCCCTGTGAACCCTGGTATGATATGCCCAGGAGCTTTGTTAAGTGGTTCTTTGGAGCTACAAGTTTCAGAAGTTTTAAGtgatcctaagaattctttagACGTGGAACAGGGTGGACTAATAAAATCAAGCGAGATAAAGTTGGATACCAATGGGAAGAATCTCCCATCACCAACTGAAGAATGG ATGTTCCCAATTTGA
- the LOC114375063 gene encoding uncharacterized protein LOC114375063 isoform X1, with amino-acid sequence MYTGASKKRKLPVRNSDVHLRNTRSKTVKNFHQNNCGAVETGVSSEEKDFTSSLKATNQPPRCFEFYVRSDEGINLFIDLNSSPSDWTNRYRNEVCVSEKVCRKKEFRSLWQDLSSLGGSSTQGKSSFIWNTNSGHFDDCNGQTKYAPSLKLVKEDVTGLDQQNIGCCPSIYDSLTPCINVEKNVNENQSTVSTDVSYGAPNSYISGAEYCTKDVSKQTLDSIATDTAFIKSICGSVCNSQSGLNSLGHESSKPDNEISEDCAMLNGFCPVNPGMICPGALLSGSLELQVSEVLSDPKNSLDVEQGGLIKSSEIKLDTNGKNLPSPTEEWVWCYL; translated from the coding sequence ATGTATACGGGAGcttcaaagaagagaaagttgCCTGTAAGAAACTCTGATGTTCATTTACGCAATACAAGAAGCAAGACAGTGAAAAATTTTCACCAGAATAACTGTGGAGCTGTAGAAACTGGTGTTTCTTCGGAAGAAAAAGATTTTACTTCTTCACTAAAAGCAACTAATCAACCTCCTCGTTGTTTTGAGTTTTATGTCAGGTCAGATGAGggaattaatctttttattgatttaaattCATCCCCATCAGATTGGACTAACAGGTATAGAAATGAGGTATGCGTGAGTGAGAAAGTGtgtaggaagaaagaatttAGGAGTCTTTGGCAGGATCTCAGTAGCTTAGGAGGGAGTTCTACACAAGGAAAAAGTTCCTTTATATGGAATACAAATTCTGGCCACTTTGATGATTGTAATGGACAGACCAAATATGCCCCAAGCTTGAAATTGGTAAAAGAAGATGTTACAGGGCTTGATCAACAGAATATAGGTTGCTGTCCTTCAATATATGATTCATTAACTCCATGCATAAATgtggaaaaaaatgtaaatgaaaatcAATCCACTGTCTCAACGGATGTTAGTTATGGTGCACCAAACAGTTATATTTCTGGTGCCGAATATTGCACTAAAGATGTATCTAAGCAAACCCTTGATTCAATTGCTACTGATACTGCATTCATTAAGTCAATATGTGGTTCTGTTTGCAATTCACAGTCAGGTCTCAACTCACTAGGGCATGAAAGTTCAAAGCCTGATAATGAAATTTCTGAAGATTGTGCTATGCTAAATGGTTTTTGCCCTGTGAACCCTGGTATGATATGCCCAGGAGCTTTGTTAAGTGGTTCTTTGGAGCTACAAGTTTCAGAAGTTTTAAGtgatcctaagaattctttagACGTGGAACAGGGTGGACTAATAAAATCAAGCGAGATAAAGTTGGATACCAATGGGAAGAATCTCCCATCACCAACTGAAGAATGGGTATGGTGCTATCTCTAG
- the LOC114374479 gene encoding serine/threonine-protein kinase-like protein ACR4, whose translation MNLWPVLFGTLFEVVVFSCLWLQISSLGSMSSIAVSYGDKGSVFCGLKSDGSHTVTCYGIDSAIIYGTPTHFPFLGLTAGDGFVCGLLMSSNQPYCWGSSGHVEMGVPQPMVKGAQYLEISAGDYHVCGLRKPLTGRHRNTSLVDCWGYNMTNNYVFDGQVQSISAGSQFNCGLFSQNRTVFCWGDETSSQVISMIPQGMRFQKISAGGYHVCGILEGVNARAVCWGRSLLDLGEELSISLTRSGQGQGNVELAPIDPMLSVVGGKFHACGIRSYDRGVVCWGYSFKAGTPVPSGIKAFEIGAGNYFTCGVLVEKSLMPVCWGVGFPTSLPLPVSPRMCRSTPCSPGYYETQQNGLCKSPDSHICMPCSAACPPEMYQRSGCNLKSDILCEYNCSICSSPECLSNCSSSYSNAAFGKRTERFWSMQLPVLIAEIAFAVFLVSIVSITAVLYVRYKLRNCQCSGPKVKKLKGSSSNQKDQKCKIRPDLEDFKIRRAQMFPYEELERATSGFKEESIVGKGSFSCVFKGVLKDGTVVAVKRAIVSPNMQKNSKEFHTELDLLSRLNHAHLLNLLGYCEEGGERLLVYEYMAHGSLHQHLHGNKVMQEQMDWVRRVTIAVQAARGIEYLHGYACPPVIHRDIKSSNILIDEEHNARVADFGLSLLGPADSSSPLAELPAGTLGYLDPEYYRLHYLTTKSDVYSFGVLLLEILSGRKAIDMQFEEGNIVQWAVPLIKSGDIAAILDPVLKPPPDLDALRRIANVACKSVRMRGKDRPSMDKVTTVLERALAQLMGSPCIEQPILPTEVVLGSNRLHKKSSSNRSASESTDVEDQRFEFRAPSWITFPSVTSSQRRSGSEAEVEGKNAEGRNLSNVGGGGGVLRSLDEEIGLASPRERLFLQHNF comes from the coding sequence ATGAACCTATGGCCAGTTTTATTTGGGACTCTATTTGAGGTTGTGGTTTTTTCATGCTTGTGGTTGCAAATTTCAAGTCTTGGTTCCATGTCTTCCATTGCCGTCTCTTATGGCGACAAAGGGTCAGTATTTTGTGGCTTGAAATCAGATGGATCTCACACTGTGACCTGTTATGGAATAGACTCAGCCATAATTTATGGAACGCCAACGCATTTTCCATTCCTTGGTCTAACTGCTGGTGATGGCTTTGTGTGTGGGCTTTTAATGAGTTCTAACCAACCTTATTGTTGGGGTAGCAGTGGCCATGTTGAAATGGGTGTGCCACAGCCTATGGTTAAGGGAGCTCAGTACCTAGAGATCAGTGCTGGTGACTACCACGTTTGTGGATTGAGGAAACCATTGACTGGAAGACACAGGAACACTTCTTTGGTTGATTGTTGGGGCTACAACATGACCAACAACTATGTGTTTGATGGGCAGGTTCAATCAATCTCAGCAGGTTCTCAATTCAATTGTGGCTTGTTTTCTCAGAATAGGACTGTGTTCTGTTGGGGGGATGAGACTAGTAGCCAAGTTATTAGCATGATCCCTCAAGGCATGAGGTTCCAGAAGATCTCTGCTGGAGGGTACCATGTGTGTGGAATCTTAGAAGGGGTGAATGCTAGAGCTGTTTGCTGGGGGAGGAGCTTGTTGGATTTGGGGGAAGAGCTTTCAATTTCGTTGACGCGTTCGGGGCAAGGACAAGGTAATGTTGAATTGGCTCCAATTGATCCCATGCTTTCTGTGGTGGGAGGGAAGTTCCATGCATGTGGCATTAGGAGCTATGATCGTGGTGTGGTTTGTTGGGGCTATAGTTTCAAAGCAGGTACTCCAGTTCCTAGTGGGATTAAGGCCTTTGAGATTGGTGCTGGGAATTATTTCACCTGTGGAGTACTTGTTGAGAAATCTCTTATGCCTGTTTGTTGGGGTGTTGGCTTCCCTACCTCTCTCCCTTTGCCTGTTTCACCAAGAATGTGTAGGTCTACTCCATGTTCTCCAGGTTACTATGAAACCCAACAAAATGGTCTTTGCAAGTCCCCAGATTCTCACATTTGCATGCCTTGCAGTGCTGCTTGTCCTCCTGAGATGTATCAGAGAAGTGGATGCAATTTGAAATCTGACATACTGTGTGAATATAATTGTTCTATTTGTTCCTCACCTGAATGCCTCTCCAATTGCTCCTCTTCCTATTCCAATGCTGCCTTTGGCAAGAGAACTGAAAGATTCTGGTCTATGCAGCTGCCAGTGCTTATTGCTGAGATAGCCTTTGCTGTTTTCTTAGTTAGCATTGTGTCTATAACTGCTGTTTTGTATGTTCGCTACAAGCTAAGAAATTGTCAGTGTTCAGGGCCAAAGGTGAAGAAACTAAAAGGGAGCTCTTCAAACCAAAAGGATCAGAAATGCAAGATCCGACCGGACTTGGAGGATTTCAAGATTAGGAGGGCACAAATGTTCCCCTACGAGGAGCTTGAAAGGGCAACTAGTGGATTCAAAGAAGAGTCTATAGTGGGGAAGGGAAGTTTTTCATGTGTGTTCAAAGGAGTTCTCAAAGATGGTACTGTTGTTGCTGTTAAAAGGGCCATAGTGTCTCCCAACATGCAGAAGAATTCCAAGGAGTTTCACACCGAGCTTGACTTGCTCTCTAGGTTGAACCATGCACACTTGCTCAATCTACTAGGCTACTGTGAAGAAGGTGGAGAGAGGCTCCTTGTTTATGAGTACATGGCTCATGGCTCTTTGCATCAACACCTACATGGCAACAAGGTGATGCAAGAGCAAATGGATTGGGTGAGAAGGGTAACAATTGCAGTGCAAGCAGCTCGCGGAATCGAATATTTGCATGGATATGCTTGTCCACCCGTGATTCACAGAGACATCAAGTCTTCAAACATCCTCATAGATGAAGAACACAATGCTAGAGTGGCTGATTTTGGTTTGTCACTACTTGGTCCTGCAGATAGTAGCTCCCCACTAGCTGAACTACCAGCTGGGACTCTTGGCTATCTTGATCCTGAATACTATAGGCTTCATTATCTTACCACAAAGTCTGATGTATATAGCTTTGGTGTTCTACTTTTGGAGATTTTAAGTGGTAGAAAAGCCATTGACATGCAATTTGAAGAAGGGAACATAGTTCAATGGGCAGTGCCTCTGATCAAGTCAGGAGATATAGCTGCAATTTTGGATCCAGTTTTGAAACCTCCTCCTGATCTTGATGCCTTGAGAAGGATAGCTAATGTGGCTTGTAAAAGTGTGAGAATGAGAGGTAAGGATAGGCCTTCAATGGACAAAGTGACAACAGTTTTGGAGAGAGCACTTGCACAGTTAATGGGGAGCCCTTGTATTGAGCAGCCAATTTTGCCCACTGAGGTGGTTTTGGGAAGTAACAGATTGCACAAGAAATCATCTTCAAACAGGTCAGCCTCAGAAAGCACTGATGTGGAGGATCAGAGGTTTGAGTTTAGAGCACCATCATGGATCACTTTCCCCAGTGTCACTTCTTCTCAAAGAAGATCGGGCTCGGAGGCCGAAGTCGAGGGGAAAAATGCAGAAGGAAGGAATTTGAGCAATGTTGGAGGAGGTGGTGGTGTTTTGAGAAGTCTTGATGAAGAGATTGGTCTTGCCTCTCCTCGAGAGAGATTGTTCTTGCAACACAACTTTTAA